In a single window of the Acidimicrobiales bacterium genome:
- a CDS encoding AURKAIP1/COX24 domain-containing protein, translating to MGSLIKKRRKRMRKKKHKKMLKRTRWQRRAAGK from the coding sequence ATGGGCTCGTTGATCAAGAAGCGCCGCAAGCGGATGCGCAAGAAGAAGCACAAGAAGATGCTGAAGCGCACCCGTTGGCAGCGCCGCGCCGCCGGCAAATAG